In a genomic window of Scheffersomyces stipitis CBS 6054 chromosome 4, complete sequence:
- a CDS encoding predicted protein, producing MANERTLLSWIRTAVTFVTFGIMFLQFFRLEEKSNFKYDIADKKTRTIHGMSRPLAGMCILLGLFTVLFGGYRYFEVQSLLMRSYYPATRLSIAVLILVNVALFVLLFTIDIKISI from the exons ATGGCTAACGAGAGAACTCTTCTCTCTTGGATTCGAACAGCGGTGACGTTTGTCACGTTTGGGATCATGTTTCTTCAGTTCTTCAGGCTCGAAGAGAAATCCAACTTCAAG TACGATATCGCCGACAAAAAAACGAGAACCATCCATGGCATGAGCCGTCCACTTGCAGGCATGTGTATATTGCTTGGACTCTTCACGGTGTTGTTTGGTGGCTATCGGTACTTTGAGGTTCAGAGCCTATTGATGAGGAGCTACTATCCAGCAACGAGGTTGTCGATAGCAGTGTTGATTTTGGTCAATGTGGCTTTGTTTGTGTTGCTCTTTACCATTGATATTAAGATCAGTATATAA
- a CDS encoding predicted protein (go_component nucleus~go_function DNA binding) has product MSEYNSNTVAQLKDLLKERGLTTDGKKADLVNRLIEADSTKQEEPEVAEAEPEAVVAPIAAENEATEVIAEDSAPVADEDATLTPKVLSAEERKQLAIELLNKKVQRAVKFGDESAAEAARKDLVRVEKFGVELGTALAREIGL; this is encoded by the exons ATGTCCGAATACAACTCCAACACTGTTGCCCAGTTGAAAGACTTGTTAAAAGAAAGAGGCTTAACCACCGACGGAAAGAAGGCTGACTTGGTCAACCGTTTAATTGAAGCTGATTCCACCAAACAGGAAGAGCCTGAAGTAGCTGAAGCCGAGCCTGAAGCTGTAGTGGCGCCAATTGCTGCTGAAAACGAAGCTACTGAAGTCATCGCTGAAGATTCGGCACCTGTTGCTGACGAAGATGCAACATTGACT CCAAAGGTGTTGTCTGCTGAAGAAAGGAAGCAATTAGCCAtcgagttgttgaacaaaaaGGTGCAGAGAGCTGTGAAATTCGGTGATGAAAGTGCAGCAGAAGCTGCCAGAAAAGACTTGGTCAGAGTCGAGAAGTTTGGTGTGGAACTCGGCACTGCCTTGGCCAGAGAAATCGGACTT
- the STB3 gene encoding DNA-binding proteins Bright/BRCAA1/RBP1 and related proteins containing BRIGHT domain: KKLLSTSSPEGIQVASKITPTRLANLLIRKGPLPIRHITGHLAVEVPSFDQLSLSKQRRLIMAAMEQTDPSNNVVFEKIGWGQWAVRKVDSDFIVTEGTESTGGEQPLLNVNDLRNQTNLKLGWSKKQNVLQNSQNHSAKKGRRESITNNVKNLHNLKLPNEPAASTAIASDSEDDEYDHLSDNMEQDNEDTPESSSESEEEDDNVMFSFDQDQDESANNTNRFKRSPPIKFAKRVPIKVSPPPSDAVLSTSASRNRRKSSSSNPASSFISKPSTYRHQLFNRSRLNSLDNLDNYLISSAKNSQVSINSPPPISSFQSPPNMGTSPINSWNSNYIHATSNDEFIINNANNVNAQNGHRKSSFNESHIRSTLSSSLPMGASLYPHNAQHIQQTQQSNHHQPQHNTGPYDNSAYANSTPSVLHSSNGNASDTDEEDWATIGAESLRKHHLAVSGTRPSIDASSAGELNDEEKSAAFALVDLMSV; encoded by the exons AAGAAACTACTTTCCACTTCCTCGCCAGAAGGCATCCAGGTCGCCTCGAAAATTACCCCCACAAGATTGGCCAACTTGCTTATCCGCAAAGGTCCACTTCCCATTCGTCACATCACAGGCCACTTGGCTGTAgaagttccttcttttGACCAGCTTTCACTTTCCAAACAAAGACGGCTAATTATGGCTGCTATGGAGCAGACAGACCCTTCCAACAACGTGGTGTTTGAAAAAATTGGCTGGGGCCAATGGGCTGTGCGTAAAGTAGATTCTGACTTCATTGTTACAGAAGGAACTGAATCGACTGGAGGCGAA CAGCCTCTACTCAATGTCAACGACTTGAGAAACCAAACCAACTTAAAACTCGGCTGGtccaagaaacagaatGTGCTACAAAACTCTCAAAACCACCTGGCCAAAAAGGGTAGAAGAGAGTCGATAACCAACAATGTCAAGAATTTGcacaatttgaagttgccCAACGAGCCAGCTGCTTCTACTGCTATTGCAAgtgattctgaagatgatgaataCGACCATTTGTCAGACAATATGGAACAAGATAACGAGGATACACCTGAATCAAGCtcagaatctgaagaagaagacgataaTGTCATGTTTTCTTTCGACCAGGACCAGGATGAGTCCGCTAACAACACCAATAGATTTAAGAGGTCCCCTCCTATCAAGTTCGCCAAAAGAGTGCCTATAAAAGTTAGTCCACCACCACTGGATGCTGtactttcaacttcagcttctagaaatagaagaaagagctcttcttctaacCCGGCCTCTTCGTTTATAAGCAAGCCATCAACATACCGTCACCAGTTGTTCAACAGATCCAGACTCAATTCACTTGACAATCTTGACAACTACCTCATTTCTTCTGCCAAAAATTCGCAGGTTTCCATAAACTCTCCCCctccaatctcttcttttcaatctcCTCCAAACATGGGAACGTCTCCCATTAACTCTTGGAATTCCAACTACATTCATGCCACCAGTAATGACGAATTTATTATAAACAATGCTAACAACGTCAACGCCCAGAACGGCCATCGcaaatcttctttcaacGAGTCTCACATCAGATCTACCTTATCTTCCTCTCTCCCCATGGGAGCTTCTTTGTATCCACATA ACGCACAACATATCCAACAAACACAGCAATCTAATCACCACCAACCCCAACATAATACTGGGCCATACGATAATCTGGCGTATGCCAACTCCACTCCTTCTGTTCTTCACAGTAGCAATGGCAATGCCAGTGAcactgatgaagaagactgGGCTACTATCGGTGCTGAATCGTTGAGAAAACACCATCTAGCAGTTTCAGG AACCAGACCCAGCATTGATGCCTCTTCTGCTGGTGAACTCAACGACGAAGAGAAATCAGCTGCATTTGCTTTGGTAGACTTGATGTCTGTCTGA
- a CDS encoding predicted protein — protein sequence MNLLSYINIVAISILLTTATAIDQLGLASNAPTIAHFKNSGAVCQLVTSKPSRPGTISLSIGSVTSDKSKDEIYKVPVLIFKFSDLRNFTNLGPAEAYNELYSQGKDGKIEVYNNLVNFKDSRFDLNLYKDYESIDEAEIYNGYVTTDKTDKDHYSIFFTPQRSGFYCVYVAPQVDLEISDLDIPIVFKSSTGYLNPIQYLVYSSEKISAVLGIFLFGYLLNYILKFKIGQDFKNMNSISLISRGIIFYLLLPYIFLVICSVFVYFLQNNWYTSASAVSVHLSSILFALSFLFEVVFRYFILLFSMGYGVIYYHKGNSRNYRVIPARSLNRAKWLLIINSVAGLIFAILSDSWGDVNSSPLKQYSGSSVSNLPTNSSFIRYLTLVVSTIVGFAPLVWFSLSIYYYFQTKKVIAKFTPVEEQGGFSNDQITSAFRKSILVIFVLPVFVFLLVGSLYVWRVVKMVKGHPIGDFPEERVPAEVLAYTILLTEQLLLDKRSWLGLIWTGILYLYFQIVLVYFIWIKGNNGIIVDSEGQDPIAYADVSQYEISEDENEEETPLSNGVTPSS from the coding sequence atgaatttgttgtcttATATCAACATTGTCGCAATTTCCATATTGTTGACTACGGCGACAGCAattgaccaacttggtcTAGCATCCAATGCTCCCACCATTGCCcacttcaagaattcagGGGCTGTATGTCAATTGGTAACGCTGAAACCATCTAGACCTGGCACGATATCTTTGCTGATTGGTTCAGTCACCTCAGACAAATCTAAAGATGAAATCTATAAGGTTCCTGTCTtaatcttcaaatttagTGATTTAAGAAATTTCACTAATCTCGGACCTGCTGAAGCGTACAATGAGCTCTACAGTCAAGGCAAAGATGGCAAAATTGAAGTTTACAACAATttggtcaacttcaagGACCTGAGGTTCGATTTAAATTTATATAAGGACTACGAGTCGATTGATGAAGCAGAAATCTACAACGGCTATGTGACTACAGACAAAACTGATAAAGACCACTATCTGATTTTTTTCACCCCACAGAGATCTGGTTTCTACTGTGTCTATGTAGCACCACAGgttgatttggaaatcTCTGATTTGGATATTCCAATCGTCTTCAAGAGCTCTACGGGCTACTTGAACCCTATTCAGTATCTTGTTTACTCTCTGGAAAAGATACTGGCGGTGTTGGGtattttcctttttggCTATCTTTTGAACTatatattgaaattcaaaattggccaagatttcaagaacatgAATTCGATCTCGTTGATTTCAAGAGGGATTATTTTCTACCTATTGTTGCCTTATATATTCTTAGTCATCTGTTCAGTGTTTGTGTACTTTCTTCAGAACAACTGGTATACCTCAGCGCTGGCAGTTCTGGTCCATTTGTCGAGCATTTTATTTGCTTTATCTTTCCTCTTTGAAGTCGTCTTCAGGTACTTTATCTTATTGTTTTCTATGGGTTACGGTGTTATCTATTACCACAAGGGCAACTCGAGAAATTACAGAGTGATTCCAGCCCGTCTGTTGAATAGAGCCAAGTGGTTGTTAATCATCAATTCTGTGGCTGGGTTGATTTTTGCTATATTGTCGGACTCGTGGGGTGATGTGAATTCCAGCCCCTTGAAACAGTACAGTGGTCTGTCAGTGTCGAATTTGCCTACAAACAGTAGTTTTATCAGGTACTTGACCTTGGTTGTAAGTACTATTGTTGGCTTTGCACCATTGGTAtggttttctttgtcaatATATTACTACtttcagacgaagaaggtGATCGCAAAATTTACTcctgttgaagaacaaggagGATTTAGCAACGATCAGATTACCAGTGCATTCAGAAAGTCCATCTTGGTTATCTTTGTTTTGCCTGTATTTGTTTTCTTGCTTGTGGGTCTGCTCTATGTCTGGAGAGTCGTGAAGATGGTCAAGGGTCACCCTATTGGCGATTTcccagaagaaagagtGCCTGCAGAGGTGCTTGCCTATACAATTCTCCTTACCGAGCAGCTATTGTTAGACAAGAGGTCGTGGTTGGGACTTATCTGGACCGGTATTCTTTATCTCTATTTCCAGATTGTTCTCGTCTACTTCATCTGGATCAAAGGCAATAACGGTATTATTGTAGATTCTGAGGGACAGGATCCTATTGCGTATGCTGATGTTTCGCAGTACGAAATAAGCGAggatgaaaacgaagaagaaactccATTGAGTAATGGAGTCACACCAAGCAGTTAG
- the MCM7 gene encoding DNA helicase and DNA replication licensing factor (CDC47) (DNA replication licensing factor CDC47 (minichromosome maintenance protein) (Cell division control protein 47)~go_function DNA binding; ATP binding; DNA-dependent ATPase activity~go_process DNA replication initiation): MSTTAVLPAIQMRVNYSEYRSIVKDFLETFKDVAVDEADLDLQGAQFAAKYMNIFQKVANRQQSTIVIELEDLKQWLRNYSTSQGTNQEFLGNVLRNTYRYLDVFSDVIDELMPKPEHGIDINDDVLDVILHQRRLCNDRLQQENNDEFNHLRDGFQNDNGENGLNNNNNNGNAPADFLFPSKLTRRYCLYFAPLNDHKSLSVREIKGAHVGHYITVRGIVTRVSDVKPSVVVNAYTCDKCGFEIFQEVNSKTFTPLSECTSPSCQNDNNKGQLFMSTRASKFSSFQEVKIQEMSHQVPVGHIPRSLTIHVNGDLVRSMNPGDTVDVSGIYMPSPYTGFRALKAGLLTETYLETQHVRQHKKQYDASEISAQAQQKIDELLRSGDVYNKLAKSIAPEIYGHLDIKKILLLLLCGGVTKEIGDGLKIRGDINVCLMGDPGVAKSQLLKAIGKIAPRSVYTTGRGSSGVGLTAAVMRDPITDEMVLEGGALVLADNGICCIDEFDKMDESDRTAIHEVMEQQTISISKAGITTTLNARTSILAAANPLYGRYNPRLSPHENINLPAALLSRFDIMYLILDQPSRENDERLASHVAYVHMHNKQPEMDFEPLDSTTIREFISRARTFRPTVPKEVGDYVVQSYINMRKESHRNEGSVKKFSHITPRTLLGILRMAQASARLRFDNYVTFEDVDEALRLIQVSKSSLASEDDRLREDDSATSKIYQIVRGMALGDGQRLTRTLSLRDLRERIIAKGYTIQQFDDCILEYDHIGVWQKIDNGETLMFIENDDDFDDEDMV; this comes from the coding sequence ATGTCCACTACAGCAGTTTTGCCTGCTATTCAGATGCGAGTCAATTACTCCGAATATAGGAGTATTGTCAAGGACTTCCTCGAGACTTTCAAAGATGTCGCCGTAGATGAAGCCGATCTTGATCTCCAAGGTGCTCAGTTTGCCGCCAAGTACATGAATATATTCCAGAAAGTTGCCAACAGGCAGCAGTCTACAATTGTTATTGAgcttgaagatttgaagCAATGGTTGAGAAACTATTCTACTTCTCAAGGAACCAACCAGGAGTTCCTCGGAAATGTCTTAAGAAACACCTACCGTTATTTGGACGTGTTCAGCGACGTCATTGATGAATTGATGCCAAAGCCCGAGCACGGAATCGACATCAACGACGATGTCCTCGATGTGATCTTGCACCAGAGACGATTATGCAACGATCGTTTGCAACAGGAAAACAACGACGAGTTCAACCACTTGCGAGACGGGTTTCAAAATGATAATGGCGAAAATGGActcaacaataacaataataacgGAAATGCTCCTGCTGACTTCTTATTTCCCTCTAAATTGACTCGTCGTTATTGTCTCTACTTCGCTCCTTTAAACGACCACAAGTCACTTTCCGTTAGAGAAATCAAGGGTGCTCACGTGGGACATTACATAACAGTGAGAGGCATTGTCACAAGAGTATCGGATGTGAAGCCTTCTGTTGTAGTAAATGCATATACCTGTGACAAGTGTGGGTTTGAGATTTTCCAGGAGGTCAACTCAAAGACTTTCACTCCCTTGTCAGAATGTACTTCACCCAGTTGTCAAAATGACAATAACAAGGGTCAATTGTTTATGTCGACCAGAGCTTCCAAGTTTTCTAGTTTCCAGGAAGTCAAGATTCAGGAAATGTCGCATCAGGTACCTGTAGGGCATATTCCTCGTAGTTTGACGATACATGTTAATGGTGACTTGGTTAGATCCATGAACCCGGGTGATACTGTCGATGTTTCGGGTATCTACATGCCTTCCCCTTACACCGGTTTCCGTGCATTGAAGGCTGGTCTTCTCACCGAAACCTACTTGGAAACACAACACGTAAGACAACACAAGAAACAGTACGATGCCTCTGAGATCTCAGCCCAAGCTCAACAGAAGATCGACGAGTTGCTCCGTAGTGGTGACGTGTACAACAAGCTTGCCAAGTCAATTGCACCAGAAATTTACGGCCACTTGGATATCAAAAAGATtttgttattattgttgtgTGGTGGTGTCACCAAAGAAATCGGTGATGGGCTCAAAATTAGAGGAGACATCAACGTTTGTCTTATGGGAGATCCCGGTGTAGCCAAGTCgcagttgttgaaggcCATTGGCAAGATTGCACCTCGTTCTGTGTATACTACTGGTAGGGGTTCATCTGGTGTAGGTCTTACAGCTGCAGTGATGAGAGATCCCATCACAGACGAAATGGTGTTGGAAGGTGGTGCACTTGTTTTGGCTGATAACGGTATCTGCTGCATCGATGAATTCGACAAGATGGACGAAAGCGACAGAACAGCCATCCACGAAGTCATGGAACAGCAaactatttccatttccaagGCTGGAATCACCACCACATTAAATGCAAGAACTTCCATTTTGGCAGCCGCCAATCCTCTCTACGGAAGATACAATCCAAGATTGTCACCCCACGAGAACATCAACTTACCAGCTGCATTATTGTCTAGATTTGATATCATGTACTTGATATTGGACCAACCATCTAGAGAAAACGACGAGAGATTAGCTAGCCATGTAGCCTACGTCCACATGCACAACAAGCAGCCAGAAATGGACTTTGAGCCTCTTGACTCTACAACGATCAGAGAGTTCATCAGCCGTGCCAGAACGTTCAGACCTACTGTTCCTAAGGAAGTGGGAGACTACGTTGTACAATCGTATATTAATATGAGAAAGGAATCCCATCGAAACGAAGGCTctgtcaagaagttcagTCATATCACTCCCAGAACGCTCTTGGGTATATTGAGAATGGCACAAGCTTCAGCCAGACTCAGATTCGACAACTATGTGACGTTTGAAGACGTCGACGAGGCGCTCAGATTGATACAGGTGTCCAAGTCGTCGTTGGCTTCTGAGGACGACAGATTACGGGAAGATGATTCTGCTACTTCTAAGATTTATCAGATCGTGAGAGGCATGGCCTTGGGTGATGGCCAGAGGTTGACGAGAACGTTGTCTTTGAGAGATTTACGTGAACGTATCATTGCTAAGGGCTACACCATCCAGCAGTTTGATGACTGTATTTTGGAGTACGACCACATTGGAGTGTGGCAGAAGATCGACAACGGCGAGACGTTGATGTTCATTGAGAACGATGACGACTTcgacgacgaagacatGGTATAG
- the AAP1 gene encoding arginine/alanine aminopeptidase (go_function membrane alanyl aminopeptidase activity~go_process proteolysis and peptidolysis) codes for MCATTKPYYEALPASLKPVHYDLSISAIDVAAETFKGKVSINLDIVEETDELHLNYRDLTVTKEDIEVTLITSDDKSSSVNIVSLTEFKEKEFFIIKFAEKVQPAAGAKLLVTLHYNAIIQTNMAGFYKSGYTEDGVEKFMLSTQFEATDARRAFPCLDEPSLKATFIVDVTVPGQWTALGNTPVAESEDIVDKNLKKVTFEKTPIMSTYLLAWATGEFEYIESFTEENYVDNKPLPVRIYTTKGYLEDAKLASEIAPKIVDYFSKIFEIKYPLPKLDLIAVHSFSHNAMENWGLITYRSTALLYSEEKSDPSYKQKVVYVVAHELAHQWFGNLVTMKWWDELWLNEGFATWVGFAAVEYLYPEWNIFSGFVSESLQQALNLDGLRNSHPIEVPVIDALDIDQLFDVISYLKGASTILMISNYLGKEEFLKGVALYLNRNKFGNASSHDLWSAVGEVSGKPIDSLMESWIKKVGFPVVSVDEDKNNLVLNQSRFLNSGDITDAENDTKWWIPLNITTDSTSVRDISVDSFDSEKLIIENFALKNDFFKLNKDTSGVYRVNYSSSILEKNILPHFNRMSPRDRVGLIADTASIAVSGNNSTETFLKLVKSIVHQLGDDYVVWLELGKRLDDLFTAFGGVDEELTNNLNKFLRFVYQDKALAFIDELRNSSSIDNSDFLKVKLRSEVLTHAGLLSIPEVTQYASELFKKWLEGTPIHPSLRSFVFGTVAASPDLSNTQFDSILKEVTHPSSLDSREVALRSLGNVNNDELSARLLNYLVDPEVIPTMDSHFLGVPLSSNLHTKEKFLQFFFEHYADFYKLMSTNMVVLDRFIKFTFVNYQSLDTLEKMETFFKGKDIHGFERALKQALDNVRINANWFNRDHQTVKDFLAGL; via the coding sequence ATGTGCGCAACTACGAAGCCATACTATGAGGCTCTTCCTGCCAGCCTCAAGCCAGTCCATTACGACTTGTCTATTTCTGCAATCGACGTAGCTGCTGAAACCTTCAAAGGCAAAGTAtccatcaacttggacattgtagaagaaactgaTGAGTTACACTTGAACTACAGAGACTTGACTGTGACTAAAGAAGACATCGAAGTCACCTTGATCACCAGCGATGACAAATCTTCCTCTGTCAACATCGTCTCATTGACTGAATTTAAGGAAaaggaatttttcatcatcaagtttGCTGAAAAGGTACAACCAGCTGCTGGTGCAAAACTCTTAGTTACTCTTCACTACAATGCTATCATCCAGACCAACATGGCAGGTTTCTATAAATCAGGTTATACCGAAGATGGCGTCGAAAAGTTCATGTTGTCCACACAATTCGAAGCTACTGATGCCAGAAGAGCTTTCCCATGTTTGGATGAACCCTCATTGAAGGCCACCTTCATTGTGGATGTCACTGTTCCTGGTCAATGGACTGCTTTGGGTAATACTCCTGTAGCTGAATCCGAAGACATTGTAGATAAAAACCTCAAGAAAGTCACATTTGAAAAGACACCCATCATGTCCACATATTTGTTGGCTTGGGCTACGGGTGAATTCGAGTATATCGAGTCTTTCACGGAAGAAAACTACGTGGACAACAAGCCTTTGCCTGTTCGTATTTATACGACAAAGggatatcttgaagatgcGAAGTTAGCTTCTGAAATTGCTCCAAAGATCGTAGACtacttttccaagattTTCGAAATCAAGTACCCCTTGCCCAAATTGGACTTGATAGCGGTGCATTCCTTCTCGCACAATGCCATGGAAAACTGGGGGCTTATCACCTATAGATCAACGGCCTTGTTGTACTCAGAGGAGAAGTCAGATCCTTCTTACAAACAGAAGGTAGTCTATGTTGTAGCCCACGAATTGGCCCATCAGTGGTTTGGTAATTTGGTTACCATGAAGTGGTGGGATGAACTTTGGCTTAACGAAGGGTTTGCTACCTGGGTTGGATTTGCAGCTGTAGAGTACTTGTACCCAGAATGGAATATTTTCAGCGGGTTTGTCTCTGAGTCGTTGCAGCAGGCTCTTAACTTGGATGGATTGCGAAACTCGCATCCTATCGAAGTACCTGTTATCGACGCATTGGACATCGACCAGTTGTTTGATGTTATCTCTTACTTGAAGGGTGCCTCTACTATTCTAATGATTTCTAATTACTTGGGAAAGGAAGAATTCCTCAAGGGTGTGGCTCTCTACTTGAACCGCAACAAGTTCGGCAACGCCAGCTCTCACGACTTGTGGAGTGCCGTAGGCGAAGTGAGTGGTAAACCCATCGACAGCTTGATGGAATCCTGGATCAAAAAGGTTGGGTTCCCAGTTGTTAGCGTAGACGAAGACAAAAACAACTTAGTGCTTAACCAATCGCGTTTCTTGAACAGTGGAGACATAACCGATGCTGAGAATGACACCAAGTGGTGGATTCCACTTAACATCACGACGGATTCCACTTCTGTAAGAGACATTTCTGTTGACTCTTTTGACTCGGAAAAGTTGATCATTGAGAATTTTGCCTTGAAAAAtgactttttcaagttgaacaaggaCACGAGCGGAGTCTACAGAGTTAACTACTCCAGCTCtatcttggagaagaacaTTCTTCCACACTTCAACAGAATGTCCCCAAGAGACAGAGTTGGACTCATAGCTGACACTGCATCCATTGCTGTTTCTGGTAACAATCTGACAGAgaccttcttgaagttggtcaagtcgATTGTACACCAGCTCGGAGACGACTACGTAGTGTGGTTGGAATTGGGCAAACGATTGGATGATTTGTTTACCGCATTCGGtggagttgatgaagagttgaCTAATAACTTGAATAAGTTCTTGAGATTCGTCTACCAAGACAAGGCTCTTGCCTTCATTGACGAGTTGAGAAACTCTTCCTCTATTGACAATTCCGACTTTTTGAAAGTTAAGCTTAGATCGGAAGTGTTGACCCATGCTGGTTTGTTGTCAATTCCAGAAGTGACTCAATATGCCTctgaattgttcaagaaatgGTTGGAAGGTACCCCAATTCACCCATCGCTCAGATCGTTTGTCTTTGGCACCGTAGCTGCTTCTCCAGACTTATCTAATACGCAGTTTGATTCCATTTTGAAGGAAGTGACTCACCCAAGCTCGTTGGACTCCAGAGAAGTAGCCTTACGTTCGTTGGGTAACGTCAACAATGACGAGCTTTCCGCTAGGTTGCTCAACTACTTGGTGGACCCAGAAGTTATTCCCACGATGGACTCGCACTTTTTGGGTGTACCTTTATCGTCCAACCTTCACACCAAGGAAaagtttcttcagtttttcTTTGAGCACTATGCtgatttctacaagttgATGTCAACCAATATGGTTGTTTTGGATAGGTTCATTAAGTTCACATTTGTCAACTACCAGTCGTTGGACACTCTTGAGAAGATGgaaaccttcttcaagggCAAGGATATCCATGGGTTCGAAAGAGCCCTCAAGCAAGCATTGGATAATGTAAGAATCAATGCCAACTGGTTCAACAGAGACCACCAGACGGTCAAGGACTTCTTGGCTGGTTTGTAG